From Myxococcales bacterium, a single genomic window includes:
- a CDS encoding thioredoxin domain-containing protein: protein MPNRLAGESSPYLLQHRDNPVDWYPWGAEAFVTAARLDKPVFVSIGYAACHWCHVMAHESFEDPAIAALMNELYVNIKVDREERPDVDTLYMNAIQVLGEGGGWPLSAFCLPDGRPFFLGTYFPSQDRYNRPSFSKVLRAMAQAYREERPKVMENVEGLVEGLVQVDRHYRGQPVAGGSASASLLVAAGRQIVARCDLEHGGLAGAPKFPSSSAHELLARVARLGFGAPAQDAFVRWADKMAEGGLYDHLGGGFARYSVDERWAVPHFEKMLYDNGQLLAVYGDAYALTRGPRYAQIIEETVGYLARELSDPAGGLYASQDADSEGEEGKFYVWTPTQVRDALGFVDALQLCKAYGVTTAGNFEHATTVLARTTPLGDRSDEAHLAELRARLLTARQARVAPATDDKVLAGWNGLAVTGLVRAWNATGHAPALALARRVGDFLLARMIDGDRLARVYKAGATKLDGTIEDYAFVAAALFDLGEATLEARYWQAGAALIGAIRARFYDDADGGVFCLTASDDPEPLIHRPESHHDGAMPSGAAVAVEGLVRVGYVLDDADALASAERYLDRRLSSGALGPLGAARLLSALDLFLHAQCVVVTEGAGGDELLAAARAAYAPARILVGPWAAPAVVAGKAPLDGRAQAYVCRGPVCALPLTEPADLARLLAEPPAA, encoded by the coding sequence ATGCCCAACCGCCTCGCCGGCGAGTCGTCGCCCTACCTGCTCCAGCACCGGGACAACCCGGTCGACTGGTACCCGTGGGGCGCCGAGGCGTTCGTCACCGCCGCGCGCCTCGACAAGCCAGTGTTCGTCTCGATCGGCTACGCCGCCTGCCACTGGTGCCACGTCATGGCCCACGAGAGCTTCGAGGATCCGGCGATCGCGGCCTTGATGAACGAGCTCTACGTCAACATCAAGGTCGATCGCGAGGAGCGGCCCGACGTCGACACGCTCTACATGAACGCGATCCAGGTGCTGGGCGAGGGCGGCGGCTGGCCGCTGTCGGCGTTCTGTCTGCCCGACGGGCGGCCGTTCTTCCTCGGCACGTACTTCCCGTCGCAGGACCGCTACAACCGGCCCAGCTTCAGCAAGGTGCTGCGGGCCATGGCCCAGGCCTACCGCGAGGAGCGGCCCAAGGTCATGGAGAACGTCGAGGGGCTGGTCGAGGGCCTGGTCCAGGTCGATCGCCACTACCGCGGCCAGCCGGTCGCCGGCGGCAGCGCCAGCGCGTCGCTCCTGGTCGCGGCCGGGCGGCAGATCGTGGCGCGGTGCGACCTCGAGCACGGCGGCCTGGCGGGCGCGCCCAAGTTCCCGTCGAGCTCGGCCCACGAGCTCCTGGCCCGGGTGGCCCGGCTGGGCTTCGGCGCCCCGGCCCAGGACGCGTTCGTCCGGTGGGCGGACAAGATGGCCGAGGGCGGCCTCTACGATCACCTCGGCGGCGGGTTCGCGCGCTACTCGGTCGACGAGCGCTGGGCGGTGCCGCACTTCGAGAAGATGCTCTACGACAACGGCCAGCTGCTGGCGGTCTACGGCGACGCCTACGCGCTCACCCGCGGCCCGCGCTACGCCCAGATCATCGAGGAGACCGTCGGGTACCTGGCGCGCGAGCTGTCGGATCCGGCCGGCGGGCTGTACGCGTCGCAGGACGCCGACAGCGAGGGCGAGGAGGGCAAGTTCTACGTCTGGACGCCCACCCAGGTGCGCGACGCGCTCGGCTTCGTCGACGCGCTCCAGCTCTGCAAGGCCTACGGCGTGACCACCGCCGGCAACTTCGAGCACGCGACCACCGTGCTGGCGCGGACCACGCCGCTCGGGGACCGCTCCGACGAGGCCCACCTCGCCGAGCTGCGCGCGCGGCTCCTGACCGCGCGCCAGGCCCGGGTGGCGCCGGCCACCGACGACAAGGTCCTGGCCGGCTGGAACGGCCTGGCCGTGACCGGGCTGGTGCGGGCGTGGAACGCGACCGGCCACGCGCCGGCGCTGGCGCTGGCCCGCCGGGTCGGCGACTTCTTGCTGGCGCGCATGATCGACGGCGATCGCCTGGCGCGCGTGTACAAGGCCGGCGCCACCAAGCTCGACGGCACGATCGAGGACTACGCGTTCGTCGCCGCCGCGCTGTTCGACCTGGGCGAGGCCACGCTCGAGGCCCGCTACTGGCAGGCCGGGGCGGCGCTGATCGGCGCGATCCGCGCGCGCTTCTACGACGACGCCGACGGCGGCGTCTTCTGCCTGACCGCGTCCGACGATCCCGAGCCGCTGATCCATCGGCCCGAGTCGCACCACGACGGCGCGATGCCGTCGGGCGCCGCGGTCGCGGTCGAGGGCCTGGTCCGGGTCGGCTACGTGCTCGACGACGCCGACGCGCTCGCGAGCGCCGAGCGCTACCTCGACCGGCGCCTGAGCTCGGGCGCGCTCGGGCCGCTCGGGGCGGCGCGGCTCCTGTCGGCGCTCGATCTGTTCCTGCACGCCCAGTGCGTGGTGGTGACCGAGGGCGCCGGCGGCGACGAGCTCCTGGCCGCGGCCCGAGCCGCGTACGCGCCGGCCCGGATCCTGGTCGGCCCGTGGGCCGCGCCCGCGGTGGTCGCGGGCAAGGCGCCGCTCGACGGTCGGGCCCAGGCCTACGTGTGCCGCGGCCCGGTGTGCGCCTTGCCGCTCACCGAACCCGCCGATCTCGCTCGGCTCCTGGCCGAGCCGCCGGCCGCGTGA